In Drosophila pseudoobscura strain MV-25-SWS-2005 chromosome 4, UCI_Dpse_MV25, whole genome shotgun sequence, the following proteins share a genomic window:
- the GluRIIC gene encoding glutamate receptor ionotropic, kainate 2: MWTHRIVLLCCMWSAFFVCDSLQQQINIGAFFYDDELELEKEFMAVVSAINGPESEQTFRLYPLIKRLKPEDGSVTMQEQACDLIDNGVAAIFGPSSKAASDIVALVCNNTGIPHIEFDVADEEHVAERPNHQMTLNLYPSQVILSKAYADIVQNFGWRKFTIVYDSSDEKASARLQDLLQLREVHNDVVRVRKFQQDDDYRVMWKSIRGERRVVLDCPPGMLVELLNASSEFGLTGQFNHIFLTNLETYTDHLEELSAANESFAVNITAARLLLTPEPPSYSLPYGYVTQRDNVVFETNDAPRTLLHDLIHDALQLFSQSWRNASYFYPDRMGVPRMSCDFAAAGGRTWQMGRYLMRLMKGTSGMNNTNFRTTSLQFDDEGQRITFNIEVYDPLDGIGIAVWDPRGQITQRNVDAKVQKKIIYRVATRIGPPYFSYNETAVELNLTGNAIYQGYAVDLIGAIAEEVGFEYQFVPVADQQYGKQDKDTKQWNGIIGEIINNDAHMGICDLTITQARRTAVDFTVPFMQLGVSILAYKSPHKVKALDAYLQPFGGEVWIWILISVFVMTFLKAIMARIAKTEWENPHPCNRDPEVLENQWHLHNTFWLTVASIMTAGCDILPRSPQVRMFEATWWIFAIIIANSYTANLAAFLTSSKMEGSIANLKDLSGQKEVHFGTIYGGSTYNLLADSNETTYRLAFNLMNNDDPSAYTKDNAEGVDRVQKNRGDYMFLMETTTLEYHREQHCDLRSVGEKFGEKHYAIAVPFGAEYRSNLSVAILHLSERGQLYDLKQKWWKNPNASCFEEPDPDATPDMTFEELRGIFYTLYIGLLIAFLIGITEFLVYVQQVALEERLTFKVAFKKEIRFVLCVWNNKKPITAGTPVSSLRTTPRPSLEKSLERTPKSGRRIVLGRSSEEMCELPTGGSSSSSSNIRNTNKKMRQQQQQQQQEARL, encoded by the exons ATGTGGACGCACCGCATagttctgctctgctgcatGTGGAGTGCATTTTTCGTGTGCGACAGCCTGCAGCAACAAATCAACATTG GTGCCTTCTTCTACGACGatgaactggagctggagaaggagtTCATGGCGGTGGTGAGTGCCATCAATGGTCCAGAGTCGGAGCAGACCTTCCGTTTGTATCCACTGATAAAACGCCTGAAGCCCGAGGATGGGAGTGTGACAATGCAGGAGCAGG CTTGCGATCTCATAGATAATGGTGTCGCGGCTATTTTCGGACCAAGTTCAAAGGCGGCGAGCG ATATCGTTGCGTTGGTCTGCAACAATACGGGTATACCCCACATCGAGTTCGATGTGGCGGACGAGGAGCATGTGGCAGAGAGACCCAACCATCAGATGACCCTTAACCTGTATCCCTCGCAGGTGATACTGTCCAAGGCCTATGCGGACATTGTGCAGAACTTTGGCTGGCGCAAGTTCACTATTGTCTACGATTCGAGTGACG AGAAGGCTTCTGCTCGCCTGCAGGATCTGCTGCAGCTACGGGAGGTCCACAATGATGTGGTGCGCGTACGAAAGTTCCAGCAGGACGACGATTACCGCGTCATGTGGAAAAGCATCAGGGGCGAACGACGCGTGGTGCTCGACTGTCCTCCTGGGATGCTGGTGGAGCTACTAAATGCTTCCTCCGAGTTTGGTCTGACGGGGCAATTCAAT CACATATTCCTTACCAATCTGGAGACATACACGGATCATCTGGAAGAGCTCTCCGCAGCAAACGAATCCTTTGCGGTGAACATAACCGCCGCGCGTCTTCTGCTTACTCCAGAACCACCATCC TACTCCCTGCCTTATGGCTACGTTACGCAGCGGGACAATGTCGTCTTTGAGACGAATGATGCCCCCCGCACTCTCCTCCACGACCTGATCCACGATGCACTGCAGCTGTTCTCGCAGTCGTGGCGGAATGCCAGCTACTTCTACCCCGACCGGATGGGGGTGCCTCGAATGAGCTGCGACTTTGCGGCCGCCGGAGGTCGCACCTGGCAAATGGGCCGCTACCTGATGCGCCTGATGAAGGGG ACTTCCGGCATGAACAACACCAACTTTCGCACCACCAGCCTTCAGTTTGACGACGAGGGACAGCGGATAACCTTCAACATCGAGGTGTACGATCCCCTGGACGGCATCGGAATCGCCGTGTGGGACCCGCGGGGGCAGATAACGCAGCGCAATGTGGATGCCAAGGTGCAGAAGAAGATTATCTACCGCGTGGCCACTCGCATTGGACCACCCTACTTCTCGTACAACGAAACGGCGGTGGAGCTGAATCTCACGGGCAATGCCATCTACCAGGGCTATGCAGTGGACCTGATTGGTGCCATCGCCGAGGAGGTGGGCTTCGAGTACCAGTTTGTGCCGGTGGCTGATCAGCAGTACGGAAAGCAGGACAAGGACACGAAGCAGTGGAATGGCATCATCGGAGAGATCATCAATAAT GACGCTCACATGGGCATCTGTGACCTGACCATCACTCAGGCTCGGAGAACCGCAGTGGACTTCACGGTGCCCTTCATGCAGCTTGGAGTCAGCATCCTCGCGTACAAGAGTCCCCACAAGGTGAAAGCCTTGGATGCCTATCTGCAACCTTTTGGGGGCGAGGTGTGGATCTGGATACTGATATCGGTGTTCGTGATGACCTTCCTGAAAGCCATCATGGCGCGCATTGCGAAGACGGAGTGGGAGAATCCGCATCCCTGCAACCGGGACCCGGAAGTGCTCGAGAATCAGTGGCATCTGCACAACACCTTCTGGCTGACGGTGGCCTCCATCATGACAGCTGGGTGCGACATCCTGCCGAGAAGTCCACAGGTGCGGATGTTCGAGGCCACGTGGTGGATCTTTGCTATCATCATAGCCAACTCCTACACCGCCAATCTGGCCGCCTTCCTCACCAGCTCCAAGATGGAGGGGAGCATCGCCAATCTGAAGGATCTGAGCGGCCAGAAGGAGGTGCATTTCGGAACCATCTACGGAGGAAGCACCTACAACCTCCTGGCCGACTCCAACGAGACCACCTACCGCCTGGCCTTTAACCTCATGAACAATGACGATCCCTCGGCCTACACCAAGGACAATGCCGAAGGCGTGGATCGGGTGCAGAAGAACCGCGGCGACTACATGTTCCTCATGGAGACGACGACCCTGGAGTACCATCGCGAGCAGCACTGCGACCTGCGCTCCGTCGGAGAGAAATTCGGGGAGAAGCACTACGCCATAGCCGTGCCCTTTGGGGCCGAGTACCGCTCCAACCTCAGCGTGGCCATCCTCCACCTGAGTGAGCGCGGGCAGCTCTACGACTTGAAGCAGAAGTGGTGGAAAAACCCGAATGCCTCCTGCTTCGAAGAGCCCGATCCGGATGCCACGCCTGACATGACATTCGAGGAGCTGCGTGGGATATTCTACACCCTGTACATTGGCCTCCTGATAGCCTTCCTTATCGGCATCACTGAGTTCCTTGTCTACGTGCAGCAGGTGGCACTCGAGGAGCGG CTCACATTCAAGGTGGCATTCAAGAAGGAGATTAGGTTCGTGCTCTGCGTGTGGAACAACAAGAAGCCCATCACAGCCGGCACTCCCGTCTCCAGTTTGCGAACCACGCCACGTCCCTCCCTGGAGAAATCCCTGGAACGCACACCAAAGTCAGGCAGGCGCATTGTCCTTGGCCGCTCCTCGGAGGAGATGTGTGAACTCCCGACGGGCggatcctcctcctcctcctcgaacATCCGGAACACGAATAAGAAGAtgaggcaacagcaacagcaacagcaacaggaggcGCGCCTCTGA